CATATGACTTTATTGTTAccataattataattttttcttctaatagagatttaatatattttctcgATCTATGTCTAGATCTAGATGATAAATATctagaaatattaatttttattgtttgattgtatattaatattaaaacttCTCAAGTAGTTGCATATATGCTtcaaaatgtttataatttcatattatgTACTATAATTTTTGGGTTCATCCTGTTGTAGTTTGTAAAGCAATTGAGTGGAGATGCTTCATATCTAGCACTTACAGGCGTTTTGGTAAGTTTGACGACTAAAATCtagatttcctttttttttatcctcaatttgaaaagtttgaaaatagttgatatgaatatgataGTTTTGGCATACTGAAACGTTGCTGTTTGAAAGTGGGAATGACTGTACCAATAAGATGGtgcatgaaaaaaatagaagaactGATATACACAtctatatcatcaaaataCGTTTATTTTTCCTGTAACTCGTTCTGAAAGAACTATATAGTAGACGTGTTTGAGTTGAAGGAATTTTACGATGAATGACTTGCTAAAACAAATTTCCGAATACTATGTCGGTGAGGAAAAACTACTagaaaagaacaaataatatcattattGTTATTAACAAGTATTTCGTGGCTTCTGGGATAGCGAACCAACTATTGGATGAAATTAGAACCCACACACATACTTTGAAAGATCGTAGACGTccataaatgataaatttatcttattttttcaGGTGTACACCGGATCATTTTCATTAGGGATGGGTGGGATTCCTTGGGTCATTATGTCAGAGGTAAGTAACATTCATAAAaattctttggttttaaacaTACTCTTATACTTAATAATCCGATCGATGTCTTAAGAaatattaaactttatatCATAAACCTACGgtttagtattaaaattaaataataaattatttaactcTCATATGGTTGTATGTGGTATGATTTTGATCAGTGTATATAAATTATGTTCctttatgatttatttattgattctttgtttatataacattttaattcaatttagTTGGTGCGtagatattaattttatgttttatatgatAAAGATATTTCCAATAGACATAAAAGGATCAGCCGGAAGCCTCGTGACTGTTGTTAGCTGGGTCGGATCATGGATTATATCTTTTACATTTAACTTTCTAATGAATTGGAATCCGGCAggtataaaatttgtttaaattttgcttttatcaataaattttgttctttatctAATAGTGGcacaagttttaaattttcaggAACGTTTTATGTTTTCGCTACTGTTTGTGGGGCTACTGTTATTTTTGTAGCAAAACTCGTACCAGAAACCAAAGGTCGCACACTTGAGGAAATCCAATATTCGATTGGTTATGTAGAATTGTAATGTATAGTAGTTGATTACGAGAATATCAGTCCCTAATTATAACGATTAAAagtaagattttttatttttcttctttccttttggtATAATCGTATCATCCTTTTTGCTTAGTGAATTTGAATAAATGGTGTTGTTTTTGGTTACCAAATATCGGAGAACATAATTGAAGGTGTCGAGGAAAAAAATCGAGGTTATGACGAGTTTACAACTTCTAAAGACAGTGAAAGATATTCGAAGTTTTTTTGGACATATATGTTGGgttctacaaaaaaattataaaatatttctttgaGATAGTTAGACCGCttacaaaaatgttatgtatggaggtcaattttgatttcatggATGAGTgcaaaaaatcaattttaaaaaatgattgtttGACAAATATCCATTCAAAATATACTAACTAAGGGATTAGATCACGATATTAATGACATATTcttgttttccattttttcctttaacacacacaaaccaaaaaaaaaattaaaaaaaaattttaaaaaaatagtcatttttcctctttttatatctaaaaacaagaaagaaaaccaattaaaaagaAGTGACAGAGATTGAAGTGTGAAGCCATCTGACGTGGGACTTATCTTACGTTCTCTTCTAATCTCTACAGGTCATCTTTCTCGGTGGCACCTTTATTCACCAAGCAAAACACCGCTTCTTTCGATCATCTATCTCTttcccattttcttttcttgacttttttttctctctcttcttgttctattataaacaaaaaatgtgtAATAATTATTCATCAATCCTCAGAATAATACAAATAGGGGAGTAGGTATCTATCTTGTcaccctctctctctctctcttgttacCAAGATGAGCTTCTACAAAAGAAGCTTTCACTCTTTCCTTGGCCAAACCAACACCAAAGGGATGCCGTTTGAATCCGGTCTTGGCCATGATGAGACACAATCACATGGCTTAATGTTGTGCACAGAGTATCTAGGGTTTGAGAGTTACGACATGAGGATGTCCGATAACGAGGTGGAGAACAAGATGACTTGTCATGCGGAGGTGGAGACCGAAAGGGTTGAAGCaaagaggaggaagacgaAGGAGAATGTGGTGGTGCAAGCGCAGAAAAAACAGTTTCCTCCGCCTCTCTCGTCATTAAACAGCCGTGGACAGCGATATTTTTATCTCCGTCCGGTGAGAAAAGACGGTAGATTGGAACTTACGCAAGTTATGGTCGATCGACCAGAGATTTTCCACGTTTCTAGAGTAGATGGACGGTTGAGATTACATTTTGTCGATGGTGTCGAGAATCCCATTAGAGCTTATTCTGGTCCTCAAGAAATTGTGGCCTTAGAAGAGGAACCTAAGGGTCTAGGTAATGAGAAAGAGGGAGGGGAGATTAGTAGATCTGATCTGGAATGTGGTAGAGAGATTAATGAAGACGACAATGATGGTGCATGTAATCAAGGAATGGATTTATCTATAATCAGTGATGATAGTGGTGCAAGAAGTTGGAGATGTAAAAGTAGTCATGATGTTTCGGTGAATAGTAATAATGATGTTGCACATTTCCATGATGACCATGACACGAGAGAATGGATGTACAACAGTGGTTTTAAGATCGTGGCAAGTAGGAACCATGATGAgaacaatcatcatcattatcatcatcgtcatcgtcATCATATTCATCCATACCATCATCATAATAGTAACAATAACATGAATTTATGGACCCGGACGTACGTGAGGACCAGGTGAGGTTAttaatcaatgttttttttttttacgtggcggcttgaaacaaaaaatatatcaactaAAAAAGAGTACAGCTATATTTTCTCTGGAAGTTCCGttgtatttttataaaatattcgaaaagTCAAAGGTTGGGTGTTGTTATAAGTAGTGTCAACAATATGATAGCGTGTGAGTGTAATATTATTGTTCGTTTAAGATGCTTATGTATATGACTTCCATAATTGAAACATCTTATTACaactttcaattttcatattattatgcCTTTTTAACAAAGTATTATTCCAATTTTGATTACAccgttttttatttatgtaatttgatcaaaataaaatCGACAGATAATCTCTTCAaaagtttagagtttagatgttccagttttaaaaataattatgatgaATCCGGAATAGgccacaattttttttttttaatacaagatTTTAGAGTAAAACTCGTAATCCTCTCAGACACGAAACGacaacatgtaatattagtttcgttcCAAAAATATCGAACTGACGATTTTTAAGCTTCGGCTAAGAGTTTTACTAGTTCAGCAATGATACTTAGTGGAATAGGCCACAATTCATATGTTATAATTCAATGTTTCATCATTTAATGTTTTAGAATCGAACTTAGTTTGGTGTTAGTTAAAATCTTTTCGACCCTCGTAATTAAGAAATAAGGAAAACATAGGTGAAAAGATAGAAGGCAATGTAACGCAAACGAGTCTGTCTGATCGGTCCAATTGTTGGTCATTCGTCCATATATAGCTGTCTGTTGAAAATTGGAACATTAATGTTGTCAAAATTCTAAGATTGCAGGTTGCATTTATAGACTCCATTTCCCTCCACAATCGACAGGTCACAGGCCTTTACGCCACATATAACCCCAAGATACAATGCATATTTAAAAGTTCTTGTGAACTGAAGAAAAGTTTCGACGGGTTGAGATACGAGACATTGaattttggagaagaaaacaaaagctagGGAAAAAGTTTGTGGTCCGCAAAACATTGAAATGCAATAAGAAAACTGAGTTAAAAATTAGAGTAGGAGCCGTGTTGATTCCCTAGGAAAGCTTCAAGTATAGGAGATTGCATGAAACGTTTTGATAACGGAAATGTTAAGCCTAATAAAAGGAAGTCACCTCCTTATGGGGAGTTTATTACGGCCTATACATCGCATGTAGAAAACGAGTTTCTCGGTTAGAACTTAAAATGGATTTGGAAGTAGTGGTTGGTTTTCTGAAGATAAGGGTTAGTGAAACTTATCCGCTGTCTTTCCTGTTACGCTTGTGACATGGCTTTATATCAAAGGATTAGAATATCAAAATTTCACATATTTACCGGGAGGATAATCGTTTTGCGGATGAATTAGCTAACCAtgctttttctttaaatttagtttttcactttttagaTACTATTCCAAGATGTTCTCTTTTGTCGGATGATGCCCGTTGTTTGGCAATTCGATGGCATGTTGTTGCTTGTTAAGTTTTTGTATGTTGCTATGAATAAATTTGGGGAGGCATTATCTCCCCGTCCCCTaccaatttctttttttttcttctatcccatatatatatatatatatatataaatttcgAAAACTCtttgctttcattttcttaaaaaatcacgtaaacataattttagaaataattaaataacaacttataatatttttttttcttcccatatatataaactccGAAAACATATAGTCgtatattatttcttaaaaaatactttcaattgactttttccttttgtattAAAATCTATTCTCCCACATATTTGGTAGTTATTTAAAATTGTAGTTCATACAATCACAGTCTTTAccaattaatttaaaaatcatacAGTCAAATTCCTTACATCAAAAATCCTTATAACCTTTAACTATGCGAACAACAAAGATTACCAAACTTCCAAACATTGATCTACAGATTGACTAATTTTTATGCAATTTAAATTACTACCATTTTTCCATCTATATAAACCCAATCTTGcacccacaaaaaaaaaaaaaaaaagagaaacacatACTTAATCTAAATTTCTCCTTTCTTTATAGtcaattcatatttttgttttcttccaaaatGAATCCCAAGAAAACCAAAGGAAAGCAAATGattaacatcaaaaaaattgaaaaagatgaagacaGATTGGTCACATTATCTAAGCGTCGAAATGGAATCTACAATAAGCAATGAGCTTTCCATTCTCTGTGGTGCTGAAGTTGCGTTTCTCGGATACTCTTGCTCAGGAAAACCATACACATTCGGCAGTCCGTCTTTTCAAGCCGTGGCAGAGCGATTTCTCAATCGTGAGGCCTCATCATCGTTGCAACGATCGGTCATGAATGCTCACCAACAAGCGAAGATTCAAGAGCTTTGCAAAGTATACAATAGAATGGTGGAGGAGGCAAAGACGGAAGAAGCCAAAGTAAAGAAGGCAGCTGCATTAGCGGAGACAATGCCCGTAGATGAGGATGCGTGGTGGAAAGTGGATCCAAAGGAGGTGGAAGATCACGAAGAGGCGAAGAAGATAATGGAAAAGTGTGAAGGGCTCTATGAGAAACTGTGTAATGAAGCTGCTGCAAGGATCCAAAGAGGAGATGCTGAGAATAATAACAAATGATCCATTAAtgattaagattttaattagtAGATCATTACTAATTAAGTATTTTTGAGTCTTaagaattatgtttttttttttgtcttttcttttttatacattatgaattgttattgttttctaCAACATCCAGCAATGGATTAATgaaactgaaatattttatacataaaagaaGCCCATTACAGCCATTAGGCCCAATTCGTGATCTATCATCTACTCAATCTCTAACCCTAATATCTCCAATCTTCATCTCCGTCGATCTCCATTGATCTCTAACACTAAAATTCTACTACTCTTCACTTTCTACAGCTTAGGAAGAGTTCTCGACAAGCTGATTCTTCGAGTTCTCGACAAGTTTCAGTGTTTTTGTTTCCGGGTCACAGAGAACAAAGGCAATTTACAATAATGGCAGAGACTAAACAACCACTGATCGGTCTTAAATGGGAACCAAAGCTTCCAGGCTTATCCTTAGACTTGAAAACTGGTTCAACCAGAAGCAAAACAGCTGAGAGTTCTAAGTCAGAGCTTGTTGATGGTCTTTGTCTTCCACCTAATGATCCAAGGAAGATTAACAAGATGATTAGAAAACAACTCAAAGACACTACTGGTTCTAACTGGTAACTCTTCTTTATCTCCTCTACTCGGATTAGTTTGATCCGGCTTGTGATTAAATTGTATTTCTTCAAACTGTGGATAGGTTTGATATGCCTGCTCCAACAATGACTCCTGAGTTGAAAAGAGATCTTCAGTTGCTTAAGGTAATagattcttttgcttttgttgttgttttaggTTCCATAGTCCTTACATTATTCTAATTGTATCTTTATTGTAGTTGAGAACTGTAATGGATCCTGCTCTACACTACAAGAAATCTGTGTCACGGTCTAAACTAGCTGAAAAATATTTCCAGGCAAGTTTCAGAACTAGATCAAAGAGAATAACCGTCTCTTTCGGTTTCTGTCTTAACACAAActtttgttgtaaaaaaaaaaacagattggTACAGTAATTGAACCAGCTGAAGAGTTTTATGGGAGATTGACaaagaagaatagaaaagCAACTCTTGCTGATGAGTTGGTTTCAGATCCTAAAACTGCTCTCTACAGGTTAGTTACTACCATTGTCTATTAAGAAACAATGTATAGGAAATGCTTAAATTCTGTAAGTATTATTGATAGATGTAAGTAAAATAAGTGTGTGGTTTATCTATTCTATCaagaatttgtatttttgagAATTTGTATTCATATAGCACATGTGCAATCTTTGTTAAGTGaatgtttttgtgttgattaTGGTTTTACAGGAAGCGTAAAGTTAGGGAGATTGAGGAGAAGAGTAGAGCTGTTACGAATAAGAAATGGAATAAAAAGGGAAACCAGTCTAAGAACACAAAGCCAAGAAGGAactgaattatttttgttaagagtATGATCATAGTTTTGGGAcacattttttctatttttaatagaatatGGTCATAGTATTGGATACACTTTCTTGCGGTGATATAGGTTGTAATGACTCTTGTTGTTTATGGCCTTTGTTTAAAGGATTTTGTGTTATTGGTTACACCTTTGATAACTGTAATAACTCTTGTTGTTTATGGTGCTTATGTTATGTatatccaaaaccaaaccttgTCTAGAGCTACTAGGTGGGAAACTTGTTTCAGCAAGACTGAAATTGAGTCCTAGTTTACACCTTTTGCAGAATTGCAGGGTCCAACCACGAGAGCATCGAGTTTTATACTTTCAGGTAGCACTCATAGTACCTCCCTGTTTGAGTCATCTGGCACTGACCATGCCACACATATTTATGTCAGCACAGCAAAACTTTGGTATTCAGCAAGATCTAAATTATgtgactttcttcttttgaatcaTAGTTGTAATGAGGAGGCTAAGAGTATTGCTGCAGCTGCTTCGAGCAGGGGAAAGATTGAGGTCAgttgtttgaatttttgttttcgctCGGCGTTGTTCTATGATATTATATCAGCTCTTTGGAATTAAGAAGATGAATTGTGTGTGTAGGATTTAAATCTATGTCAAGTTGAACTGTTTAagcttgctttttttttttttttgaatctgtGTATTGGCTCGGTGTTGTTAGAATCTAATTTCTTACTAAGTATCTCGACAAAGTCAGTTTCTTGGAGAGTGCTGATTACAGGCagtttgagaaagagagagacgcTAGTTTGAGAAGACACGATGAGACCGACTCCTCTAACGTTCTTCTACATCTGCTGTAAGTAATCTTGTTTTCTGTTCTGTTAGAGAAGTCTTCTTTAGTAGACTTTGTAGCATTTTCTCAAGTGATTTGGTCACATTCTTTGGCAGTGTCTAAACCGAGTCCCCGTTTTCTTGATTGATTCGGATTTATTTCTTATGTCTCTCTCGAGAGAGAGTTCAAAACTGAGACCATCCTCTCTGAAGGCCATGGCCAATGAAATGGGCTTGCAATGCAACGTAAGCCCAACTTGAATCCCACGATTCTAATTCGAGCCGATATCTGAAACAACAATTCATTTGTGACTGCAATCTACACCAATCTACACCTTGTTCTTGTAAATCgtttgttttcttagtttcTACCTAATGAAGCTCATTTGGTCTCTATACAAcataaatttcttcttttggttttgaaatctAAAACCTGAAGTAAAGCttgattgatttggtttatgGATTGCAGGGGAAAAAGTGGCTCTCTCTTTaacatttacaaaaaaaaaaaaaagtggctCTCTACAGAGTTGATAGTCGTAAACAAGCAAGCTCGTGTTAGGTTTTTTCTATTGTTGGATGGTTTTGTATCAATGTTCTCAATATTGTTTTACTAGATAATGAAGATAACTTTtatattgtaaatatattaaattcattttgtaattattattttttggacaAATATAAATGCATATATAAGTAAAAATGTGATAACACGTTTCATTGAgtgtatatttaaaatgtaattatgcaaaaaaaaaattaaaaaatatttaattagcaATTTAGAAGTTTAAACATCAATTCTGTTTTGAGAAAATAGTATAGTTTATAGACATGTAGTATAGCTAATGTTTATTTCACACATATGCCAATTTTTAGTAAATAAATCGTGAAGTGATCATCACCATAAAATCTGATGGCCGCAATTCAAACCCATGTAAtcgaattttgtttctaagaTAGAATctaacacaaaataaattagtataCATACatgatatattaattttttttttgtaacatgatagattaattaatttaaagataaGAAACCACAcacataaattatttatagatttttaaaagtttcaatatTTATTACATAGAAACCCAAAAAATCCATCATAAAAGCGGTTATCAGGAGGCGTGTAAAATTTCACTTGagcaaatttgttttggttgcagAGATTTTTGCAAGCAATTCTCACAAAAAGGAAGAGTTGCCGTTTTAGAATCTTTCATGCACTGATTTGGGACACAATGTTTAACACATACTTCTATCGTACTCGCGTATGTTGAAACTATCATCGTTAATAAAACTACAATCATCAAAACActatatatctttttcattgtttcaGTTGccattatttgaaaatatgagtTTGTGAATGTTTGAggtaataaaaatattgtttaggttatatagcaaaaaaaaattaacaagaTAATTAGTGTTGAGTTGgctttttgtagttttgtacTTTATATAGCAAAAGTATTTTTATCCacttaaaattattgattttggaAGTATATCCgtttcttattaattaaaaagttagttttttttttgtttatgttattagCTGTCCAAACAATCTTGCAATGTTAAATCgtcatttaccaaaaaaattgccAAATTTTCACCATTGTCAATAATaagtcaaatattttataatcttaATTCAAAAACTATCCCCTAAAACatgattatataaaaaaaaaatcgtattGATGGGTCGAGATATTTAGCATTAActtataaaccaaaatgaatTTACAGGTTGATTTGatctatttaaatttattggaTTCATAGGTTGACCTAATTAATTTAGCTAAATAATTTATCTAACACTCAACTAATTAAGACAATAGATGGTACCCATAATAGATTAAATTTGAGTAACTTCAAAAGTTTctattcagttttttttcttacaatttttttgtggTATTAATTCTAAAGCATTATCAATAATATTgtcacatttttaaaaatcttatttcaGAAATTATCCcctaaaaaagattataaactagaaccttttttttgtattgatgGGTAGAGATATGTAATCATTTAACTTACAAACCAAATTGAATTTACATGTTGATTTGatctatttaaatttgatgGATTCATGGgttaacaacaacaagaaaaacaaaattagtttaatattATACCACATGTCACGCTCTAGTGAGAATGTTAAGAGTTTATGTAATAACACtaacaaattttgtatatttttcctatactataaacatttttaatttttttttttgaatatattaacaacaacaaaattaatagaatgaggttaatagtttaatatattagcattttttatataagaagtaaattttatttatttttgaatatttaacaaaaacaaagtttaataaaattagtttaacAGTTTAAAATAGCAATAACAAAAGTCgaacataaaaacaattttttttcttacttaatatatatatttcttttttcgaTAGGATTAAGAACTTttgtatttctatttttaaaaatattaacaaaattaagtttaacatcttaagttttaaaaatttggcaaatttttaaattacatatatttttattcttttgtttttgaaaataggGAGTAATAGTTAATGTAGTTATAGACTATAGAGATGCATTGTCAACAATAAAACGCCACGTCGCAgcataattaaaatcttttgcaCAAAAATGTGGTTGGCCTTAGCCTTGGCCCTGGAATTAAAACATTATCCAGAAAATCTTACATTTCCACCAATCCTTCACTTCCTTTCAcgatccaaaacaaaacacaagaaaatgcaacaaaatcttctccatctctgaACTCAAAAACTCATTCACTGAGAAAAATGGAGACCCTTCTCTCCCCTCGTGCGCTCTCTCCTCCTCTCAATCCCAAACCTTTGTCCCTTCACCAGACCAAACCCACTTCACATTCATTGTCTCTCTCAAAACCCACCACCTTCTCCGGTCCTAAACACCTCTCCACCCGGTTCACTAAACCGGAATCAAGAAACTGGTTAATAGATGCAAAGCAAGGACTAGCTGCTTTAGCTTTATCTCTAACTCTCACTTTCTCACCTGTTGGCACTGCTTTAGCCTCTGAGTTCAATATCCTCAACGATGGTCCACCTAAAGAAACTTACGTAGTCGATGACGCTGGTGTTCTTAGTCGAGTGACGAAGTCAGATCTTAAGAAGCTTTTGTCTGATCTTGAATACAGAAAGAAACTGAGACTCAATTTCATCACTGTCCGAAAGCTCACcgtgagttttttgttttcttatgaaattgattgtttttgtttaaccgGAAATTGATCCGGAACCGGTTTGGTAAAATTTGGCAGAGTAAAGCAGATGCGTTTGAGTATGCAGACCAGGTTTTGGAAAAATGGTATCCTTCTATTGAAGAAGGTAACAATAAGGgtattgttgttttgataACAAGTCAGAAGGAAGGAGCTATTACTGGTGGTCCTGCTTTTATTGAAGCTGTTGGTGAAAACATTCTTGATGCTACCGTCTCCGAAAATCTTCCCGGTATGGTTCTATTACTCTagtttagtatatatatagtgtacTTTTGGAATTTTGATGCATCATCTAGTGCccaagacaaaaacaaaactagaggtttggttttgattaggATTTTTCGGTTTATAAACAATAGTAACCAAAGTAGAACCTATTCTAGTGTCCATCGTTTGGAATGGtttcggttttggtttggtttcggtCTAATTTTCAAGTAGAATTTTGGGACTGGCTGTTTCtaatttctctttgtttttttttttttgtatatagagaaaatgaatccattaaattttaacattttcttttatatccAATCTTTATTTTGCATACTaagttgaaaacatattttttaacaaatttagttttaacttttaagaagGAGCATATTGTACCAACATAAGTTTTCAGCTGTAATGTTAGAAATCAACTATGTTAAGTTTGAGTTGGTATTGATTAGTTTTTGAATGTATGATGGTGCAGTACTAGCAACGGACGAAAAATACAACGAGGCGGTATATAGCAGTGCGAAAAGGTTGGTTGCAGCTATAGACGGTCAACCAGATCCCGGGGGTCCAACCGTAAAGGATAGCAAGAGAGAATCAAATTTCAAGACGAAAGAAGAAACCGATGAGAAGCGAGGACAGTTCAGTCTTGTCGTTGGAGGATTACTTGTAATTGCCTTTGTAGTTCCCATGGCACAATACTTTGCTTATGTCTCCAGGAAGTAAGTAAGTAAACTCGGTTCACTCTCGTAAACCAAACCGATCAGGTCAGAACTTTGATTTACCTCGGTTATTTGGTTATGGTTTCTTGGTAAATTGGTTTATTTGAACAATATAAGTAAATAATaacagaaaactaaagaatGAATGAAACCATCCGATTGTAACGGCattgtttaaaatttcaagGTTAGAAAAAATGGCATTTGATCTGAAAACGGTGGATCGGAATATTTTCCGGTTAAGATTTGAGATGAGACGAACTCGTTTGCGGCTTCGGTATAATGAATTCCATCCCAGTTTATGTACTCGGAACTATCGTTGCAAGCTTTGGCTGTTACTGATATCCCATCTAAGACTTTAGTTTGGCCACATGTAATGCGACTATCGTAATTTAATGGCGCCCCTCCGACTCCACAACACGCCATTAACGGTTTTTCGAAGCCtaaaacattcaaaattttgttataaccAACATTCTCAAGATGGTTAAGATCGATAAGTGGTTTAGTGAAATGCTTACCAAATCGGGAATAATTAGCGATGAGATTAGATTTAATAGAGAAGATGTCAACGTAAGTAACATTTGCATCAGGGTATTGAGCTTGAAATTTGTTGGACATAGCATGGAGTTGAAGATTGAAAAGCTTAGCTGCTTGGTTATGGGAACTAACGCAACCAAACTCATCAAGTTTTGTTGAATCTGTCCCAAACTTGGCAATATTTTGAGCTAAACATCCTAAAGGCCCTGTGTTGTGTATCCAAATGTTTCTGCCTCCTTCCTCATAAAGCCTCTGCCAAAGTAAATTT
This sequence is a window from Arabidopsis thaliana chromosome 1 sequence. Protein-coding genes within it:
- a CDS encoding FANTASTIC four-like protein (DUF3049) (Protein of unknown function (DUF3049); CONTAINS InterPro DOMAIN/s: Protein of unknown function DUF3049 (InterPro:IPR021410); BEST Arabidopsis thaliana protein match is: Protein of unknown function (DUF3049) (TAIR:AT5G22390.1); Has 534 Blast hits to 376 proteins in 66 species: Archae - 0; Bacteria - 26; Metazoa - 75; Fungi - 14; Plants - 157; Viruses - 0; Other Eukaryotes - 262 (source: NCBI BLink).) encodes the protein MSFYKRSFHSFLGQTNTKGMPFESGLGHDETQSHGLMLCTEYLGFESYDMRMSDNEVENKMTCHAEVETERVEAKRRKTKENVVVQAQKKQFPPPLSSLNSRGQRYFYLRPVRKDGRLELTQVMVDRPEIFHVSRVDGRLRLHFVDGVENPIRAYSGPQEIVALEEEPKGLGNEKEGGEISRSDLECGREINEDDNDGACNQGMDLSIISDDSGARSWRCKSSHDVSVNSNNDVAHFHDDHDTREWMYNSGFKIVASRNHDENNHHHYHHRHRHHIHPYHHHNSNNNMNLWTRTYVRTR
- the AGL85 gene encoding AGAMOUS-like 85 (AGAMOUS-like 85 (AGL85); FUNCTIONS IN: DNA binding, sequence-specific DNA binding transcription factor activity; INVOLVED IN: regulation of transcription; LOCATED IN: nucleus; CONTAINS InterPro DOMAIN/s: Transcription factor, MADS-box (InterPro:IPR002100); BEST Arabidopsis thaliana protein match is: AGAMOUS-like 64 (TAIR:AT1G29962.1); Has 317 Blast hits to 317 proteins in 62 species: Archae - 0; Bacteria - 0; Metazoa - 0; Fungi - 0; Plants - 317; Viruses - 0; Other Eukaryotes - 0 (source: NCBI BLink).), producing MKTDWSHYLSVEMESTISNELSILCGAEVAFLGYSCSGKPYTFGSPSFQAVAERFLNREASSSLQRSVMNAHQQAKIQELCKVYNRMVEEAKTEEAKVKKAAALAETMPVDEDAWWKVDPKEVEDHEEAKKIMEKCEGLYEKLCNEAAARIQRGDAENNNK
- a CDS encoding Fcf2 pre-rRNA processing protein (Fcf2 pre-rRNA processing protein; CONTAINS InterPro DOMAIN/s: Fcf2 pre-rRNA processing (InterPro:IPR014810); BEST Arabidopsis thaliana protein match is: Fcf2 pre-rRNA processing protein (TAIR:AT5G30495.1); Has 332 Blast hits to 332 proteins in 171 species: Archae - 0; Bacteria - 0; Metazoa - 110; Fungi - 124; Plants - 58; Viruses - 0; Other Eukaryotes - 40 (source: NCBI BLink).), encoding MAETKQPLIGLKWEPKLPGLSLDLKTGSTRSKTAESSKSELVDGLCLPPNDPRKINKMIRKQLKDTTGSNWFDMPAPTMTPELKRDLQLLKLRTVMDPALHYKKSVSRSKLAEKYFQIGTVIEPAEEFYGRLTKKNRKATLADELVSDPKTALYRKRKVREIEEKSRAVTNKKWNKKGNQSKNTKPRRN
- a CDS encoding Plant thionin family protein (Plant thionin family protein; LOCATED IN: endomembrane system; BEST Arabidopsis thaliana protein match is: Plant thionin family protein (TAIR:AT5G36805.1); Has 72 Blast hits to 72 proteins in 2 species: Archae - 0; Bacteria - 0; Metazoa - 0; Fungi - 0; Plants - 72; Viruses - 0; Other Eukaryotes - 0 (source: NCBI BLink).); the encoded protein is MATETMKKIYSVLMIVVLLTMIVSTYASTIEVCVKHCVPNQCMKDSKTATLPFCENCLQKSLQPKQICSSEILHAS